One genomic window of candidate division KSB1 bacterium includes the following:
- a CDS encoding InlB B-repeat-containing protein translates to MLAILGVFSSLFAQTPITAGYRDFYFTKSANSTPTGEKPQSKLWWNDGIWWGSLWDPGPKTHTIHRFNLATQSWTSTGTAIDSRPNAKADALWDGQRLYIVSQVFTHSPGPTTPSNGGLLYRYSYHSASKSYSLDAGFPVSVNSSISETLVLAKDSTGKLWVTWTEGGKVKVNRSVGDDLTWGTPFDLPVQGTDTKIDDISSVLAFGGNKIGIMWSNQNDKTTYFAVHQDGNADETWAPKEQALYDPALGQISYDHFNLKPSCDNEGNVYAVARTSLSSSSAPYLYVLKRNAAGVWTRYLAGLVSDGHTRPILLIDGEHRKLYVFAMSEAGGAGAIYMKSSDLDNIDFASGLGTPFIQSATDTVISNPTSTKQCLNSATGLLVLASDQRTRYYFHNYLDLSGGAASYTMTVNTSGSGNVTLDPPGGVYDAGTNVTLTATPGSGYQFSGWSDDLTGSTNPATITMDVNKNVTATFTALPPQYTLTVNTTGSGSVTLNPPGGVYNAGTNVILTATPSSGYQFSGWSDDLTGSTNPATITMDTAKNITAAFTALPANSPIFCKETRSGRAVNSTTVTTSANLAGVSGHLYLAAISMRPKVKVVSLSGLGLEWTLVRAKCAGRNTTGVEVWMAQGTSTGKGVVTATLASAPQTAVIAVSRYAGVDPANPIGNVIAGNANGLNGQGACSGGVDQSSYSFDLNAGVDQARVYGAVAIKARTHSPGEGYTERAEVRELNSTQPSGVAVQDKTVAAAGTVTVNGSFGGVVDWAFVGLEIRPQLSAGKRALTEQAGEPPAAFQLEPNYPNPFNPGTLIGFSLSEAGKVTIKVYNETGQLVRKLVDNEMAAGRHTAPWDGRNQLGSTVAAGVYLYQMLVRRQDGQVVFMQTRRMTLLK, encoded by the coding sequence ATGTTGGCTATTCTTGGGGTCTTTTCCTCTTTATTTGCGCAAACACCGATTACCGCCGGCTATCGCGATTTTTATTTTACCAAAAGCGCCAACAGCACGCCGACCGGCGAAAAGCCGCAAAGCAAGCTGTGGTGGAACGACGGCATTTGGTGGGGCAGTTTGTGGGATCCGGGTCCAAAGACGCACACCATTCACCGCTTCAATTTGGCCACGCAGAGCTGGACAAGCACCGGCACGGCGATTGACAGCCGGCCAAATGCGAAAGCCGATGCGCTGTGGGACGGCCAACGCCTTTATATCGTCTCGCAGGTTTTTACGCATAGCCCGGGGCCGACAACGCCTTCCAACGGCGGCCTGCTTTATCGCTACAGCTATCATTCGGCTTCGAAGAGTTACAGCCTCGATGCCGGTTTTCCCGTTTCGGTGAACAGCTCAATCTCAGAGACGCTGGTTCTGGCCAAGGACTCAACCGGCAAACTGTGGGTGACCTGGACTGAAGGCGGCAAAGTCAAAGTTAACCGCAGCGTCGGCGACGATTTGACCTGGGGTACGCCATTCGATTTGCCGGTGCAGGGAACCGATACGAAAATCGATGACATTTCATCCGTTCTGGCTTTCGGCGGCAACAAGATCGGCATCATGTGGTCGAACCAAAACGACAAGACAACTTATTTTGCCGTGCATCAAGACGGGAACGCCGATGAGACGTGGGCGCCGAAAGAACAAGCGCTCTACGATCCGGCGCTCGGCCAGATTTCCTATGACCACTTCAATCTCAAGCCGTCTTGCGACAACGAGGGGAATGTTTACGCCGTGGCGCGAACGAGTTTGTCATCAAGCTCGGCGCCGTATCTCTACGTGCTCAAAAGAAATGCCGCGGGCGTGTGGACGCGTTATCTCGCCGGGCTGGTGAGCGATGGTCATACTCGTCCGATTTTATTGATTGACGGCGAGCATCGCAAGCTGTACGTCTTTGCCATGAGTGAGGCAGGCGGCGCCGGCGCCATTTACATGAAGAGCAGCGATCTGGACAACATCGACTTCGCTTCCGGGCTCGGCACGCCGTTTATTCAGAGCGCCACGGACACCGTCATCAGCAATCCGACCTCGACCAAGCAATGCCTGAACAGCGCCACCGGCCTGCTCGTTCTGGCGAGCGATCAAAGAACGCGATATTATTTTCACAATTATCTTGATTTGAGCGGCGGCGCTGCCAGTTATACGATGACGGTGAACACGTCCGGTTCGGGAAACGTGACGCTGGATCCACCGGGCGGTGTGTATGATGCCGGCACGAACGTGACTTTGACGGCGACGCCGGGCTCAGGTTATCAATTCAGCGGTTGGAGCGACGATTTAACCGGCTCGACAAATCCGGCGACGATCACGATGGACGTGAACAAAAACGTCACCGCCACCTTTACGGCTTTGCCGCCGCAATATACGCTGACAGTGAACACCACCGGCTCAGGAAGCGTGACATTGAATCCGCCGGGCGGCGTATATAACGCCGGGACGAACGTAATCTTGACGGCGACGCCGAGCTCAGGTTATCAATTCAGCGGTTGGAGCGACGATTTAACCGGCTCGACAAATCCGGCGACGATCACGATGGACACGGCCAAAAATATCACCGCCGCTTTTACGGCGCTTCCTGCGAATTCTCCTATTTTCTGTAAAGAAACTCGCAGCGGCAGGGCAGTCAATTCGACTACCGTGACGACTTCGGCGAACCTCGCCGGCGTGAGCGGCCATCTTTATTTGGCGGCGATTTCGATGCGGCCAAAAGTCAAAGTGGTTTCGTTATCGGGCCTCGGCTTGGAATGGACGCTCGTGCGAGCAAAATGTGCCGGTCGCAATACGACAGGGGTTGAAGTTTGGATGGCGCAAGGCACATCGACCGGCAAAGGCGTGGTCACCGCCACATTGGCCAGCGCCCCGCAAACGGCAGTTATTGCCGTCTCGCGCTATGCCGGCGTCGATCCGGCGAATCCAATCGGTAACGTCATTGCCGGCAATGCCAATGGCCTAAATGGCCAGGGCGCTTGTTCGGGCGGCGTCGACCAGAGTAGCTATTCTTTTGACCTCAATGCCGGCGTTGATCAGGCCAGGGTTTATGGGGCGGTGGCGATAAAAGCGCGCACGCACTCGCCAGGCGAGGGGTATACCGAACGCGCGGAAGTTCGGGAACTCAACAGCACCCAACCCAGCGGCGTTGCCGTGCAAGACAAAACCGTGGCGGCAGCGGGAACCGTGACGGTAAATGGCTCATTTGGCGGCGTGGTGGACTGGGCTTTTGTCGGCCTTGAAATTAGACCGCAGCTTTCCGCCGGCAAGCGTGCGCTGACCGAACAGGCAGGCGAGCCGCCGGCAGCTTTTCAACTTGAGCCGAATTATCCCAATCCATTCAATCCAGGAACGCTGATCGGTTTTTCGCTGTCGGAAGCCGGCAAAGTCACGATCAAGGTTTATAACGAAACCGGCCAGCTCGTGCGCAAGCTGGTGGATAATGAGATGGCCGCTGGCCGTCATACCGCGCCCTGGGATGGCCGCAACCAACTCGGCAGCACCGTCGCCGCCGGCGTGTATTTGTATCAGATGCTCGTGCGACGCCAGGACGGCCAGGTTGTTTTTATGCAGACCCGGCGCATGACTTTGTTGAAATAA
- a CDS encoding phytase codes for MLRKYLKMTAVSILLPASVMLAQSANTITVKSRLSTSQVVSDADDAAIWMHPTDPSKSLILGTDKGGPSTGGLVAWNLDGTQKQRLTLNRPNNVDVRYGFKLGGQTVDLAAASLRDSRKVRIFKIDPSSRKLSDVTTLDTTNVLHKMFESPYGLTMYKRPSDGLIYVIVSSRHINFRDKLWQIRLEDDGAGRVKGVLVRAFGDFKNVVEGMVADDELGFFYASEERVGIHKYNADPKQGNNPLAFFSTEDSLHGNNEGLALYKCTDGTGYILVAHPETRSIKVYRREGEKGAPHLHRLLTRIMDDSSKAGDGLEVSSRAYSPIFPRGVMIWHDQAGRNFRLYAWEDVAKNILAICEGVTTSVETDATGSIDNPAPALLQQNSPNPFNPETEIRFVLKKAGTVKLTIYNLLGEEVKDLLSASLTPGTYTVRWDAKDNKGSHASSGIYFYQLRVDQVIETRRMVLLR; via the coding sequence ATGCTACGAAAGTATTTAAAAATGACGGCGGTGAGCATTTTGTTGCCGGCGAGCGTGATGTTGGCTCAAAGCGCCAATACGATAACCGTGAAGTCCCGCCTGAGCACTTCCCAAGTGGTTTCCGACGCCGATGATGCGGCGATCTGGATGCATCCCACCGATCCTTCGAAAAGCCTCATTCTCGGCACGGATAAAGGCGGCCCGTCGACCGGCGGCCTGGTTGCCTGGAATTTGGACGGCACGCAAAAGCAGCGGCTCACCTTGAACCGCCCGAATAACGTCGATGTCCGTTATGGATTCAAACTGGGCGGCCAAACCGTGGATCTGGCGGCGGCGAGCCTGCGCGATAGCCGGAAGGTTCGCATTTTTAAAATTGATCCGAGCTCGCGCAAGCTCTCGGATGTCACCACCCTCGACACGACGAACGTGTTGCATAAAATGTTCGAATCGCCTTATGGCCTCACCATGTATAAACGCCCGTCCGATGGATTGATTTACGTGATAGTCAGCAGCCGTCATATCAATTTTCGAGATAAATTGTGGCAAATCCGGCTGGAAGACGATGGCGCCGGCCGGGTGAAAGGTGTTTTGGTGAGAGCCTTTGGCGATTTCAAAAATGTTGTTGAAGGCATGGTGGCTGACGATGAACTGGGTTTTTTTTACGCATCAGAAGAGAGAGTTGGTATACATAAATATAATGCCGATCCGAAACAGGGCAACAACCCACTGGCATTTTTTTCGACGGAAGACAGTCTCCATGGCAACAACGAAGGCTTGGCGCTCTATAAATGCACGGACGGTACGGGCTATATTTTGGTTGCGCATCCCGAAACGCGCAGCATCAAAGTTTATCGCCGGGAAGGCGAGAAAGGCGCTCCCCACCTACATCGCCTTTTGACTCGAATCATGGATGACAGTTCCAAGGCTGGAGACGGGTTGGAAGTCAGCAGCCGAGCGTATTCGCCGATCTTTCCACGCGGCGTGATGATTTGGCACGATCAGGCCGGGCGCAATTTTCGGCTCTACGCATGGGAAGATGTGGCTAAAAACATTCTTGCGATCTGTGAAGGCGTCACCACGTCTGTTGAAACGGATGCGACCGGCAGTATTGACAATCCGGCACCAGCTCTTTTGCAGCAAAATTCTCCCAATCCATTCAATCCGGAAACCGAGATCCGCTTTGTTTTGAAGAAAGCCGGCACCGTGAAATTGACGATTTATAATCTGTTGGGCGAAGAGGTGAAAGATTTGTTGAGTGCGTCGCTGACGCCAGGAACTTACACTGTACGTTGGGATGCGAAAGACAACAAAGGTTCCCATGCCAGCAGCGGCATTTATTTTTATCAGCTCCGCGTCGATCAGGTGATCGAAACCCGGCGGATGGTGCTGTTGCGATAA
- a CDS encoding right-handed parallel beta-helix repeat-containing protein yields the protein MLRRINLKLAISVTIAVVAALGVAKEVFKIPDPLLVFIGGMYVACSIIFWSLPRRGRGSPFAQLAIWLVGWSFVTSSILGVVYYFDRAGWLWFKLTGYNETLAENFPERLRWPVSDFTARYPFFVRDQRDSTRLMIRSGHYQVDETIVVPPGLVLIIAPGTVLRFGAGCSLISYSPIIARGMENAPIVFTAKNKWLKWGAVGVIRAGQSIFEHVRFEHGRQALVNDIDFLGALSLIEAEAEVTQSRFDNLFGKDAAQVTGGQAFFRHNIFRDCFKDGLDFDGGTGEISHNRFEHCGDEAIDVGENSRVMVFGNVIIDAKDASKKGETKLSGKAVNTTN from the coding sequence ATGCTTCGCAGAATAAATTTAAAATTAGCCATCTCCGTCACAATCGCTGTGGTGGCGGCGCTGGGCGTGGCGAAGGAAGTTTTTAAAATTCCCGATCCTCTGCTTGTCTTTATCGGCGGAATGTACGTTGCATGCTCGATCATTTTTTGGAGTCTGCCGCGAAGGGGAAGGGGTTCGCCCTTTGCTCAGCTCGCGATTTGGCTTGTGGGCTGGAGTTTCGTCACCAGTTCGATTCTCGGCGTGGTTTATTATTTTGACCGGGCCGGCTGGCTGTGGTTCAAGCTGACCGGATATAACGAAACGTTGGCGGAGAATTTTCCGGAGCGGCTGCGCTGGCCGGTGTCGGATTTTACGGCGCGTTATCCGTTCTTTGTGCGCGATCAACGCGATTCGACACGGCTGATGATTCGTAGCGGCCATTATCAAGTCGATGAGACTATCGTGGTGCCGCCCGGTTTGGTATTGATCATTGCGCCCGGCACGGTGTTGCGATTCGGCGCCGGCTGTTCGCTGATTTCTTACAGCCCGATCATCGCCCGCGGCATGGAAAACGCGCCGATCGTGTTTACGGCGAAAAATAAATGGCTGAAATGGGGCGCGGTCGGTGTCATTCGCGCCGGGCAATCGATCTTCGAGCATGTTCGCTTTGAGCACGGCCGCCAGGCCCTGGTGAATGACATCGACTTTTTGGGTGCGCTATCGTTGATCGAAGCCGAGGCAGAGGTGACGCAAAGCCGGTTTGACAATTTGTTCGGCAAAGATGCGGCGCAAGTGACCGGCGGCCAGGCATTTTTCCGGCACAACATTTTTCGTGATTGTTTTAAAGACGGTTTGGATTTCGACGGCGGCACCGGTGAAATCAGCCACAATCGCTTTGAGCATTGCGGCGACGAAGCGATTGATGTGGGTGAAAACAGCCGGGTGATGGTTTTTGGCAATGTCATTATCGACGCGAAGGATGCATCGAAAAAAGGGGAGACGAAATTGAGTGGGAAAGCAGTAAATACGACCAACTGA
- the gmhB gene encoding D-glycero-beta-D-manno-heptose 1,7-bisphosphate 7-phosphatase: MLNRAVFLDRDGTINEEINYLSRPEQLRLLDGAAEAIRLLNQAGFKVVIVTNQAGVARGYFSEETVQEIHRALENLLGENGAHVDAVYYCPHHPDAGHGVYKTDCQCRKPRPGMLEKAAAELGLDLRQAFVIGDKISDLQAGRAVGCQNILVRTGYGLESEKQFSACDWQPDWIADNLLEAARWILQYAQVPTGTRRNPKCGNRK, encoded by the coding sequence ATGCTGAACCGCGCTGTCTTTCTCGATCGTGACGGCACGATCAATGAAGAGATCAATTATCTCAGCCGGCCGGAGCAGCTTCGTTTGCTCGACGGCGCCGCCGAGGCAATCCGGCTGCTGAATCAGGCCGGTTTCAAGGTCGTGATCGTGACCAATCAAGCCGGCGTGGCGCGCGGTTATTTTTCCGAAGAAACGGTTCAGGAGATTCACCGGGCGCTGGAAAATTTGCTTGGCGAAAACGGTGCACATGTCGACGCGGTTTATTATTGCCCCCATCATCCGGACGCCGGCCACGGTGTTTACAAAACGGATTGCCAATGCCGCAAGCCCAGGCCCGGCATGTTGGAAAAAGCGGCGGCAGAGCTGGGTCTCGATCTGCGCCAGGCGTTTGTCATCGGCGACAAAATTTCCGATTTGCAGGCCGGCCGCGCCGTGGGCTGCCAAAACATTTTGGTCCGCACCGGTTACGGCCTCGAATCCGAAAAGCAATTTTCCGCTTGCGACTGGCAGCCGGATTGGATTGCGGATAATTTGCTGGAAGCGGCGCGTTGGATTTTGCAATATGCGCAAGTCCCAACCGGGACACGCCGGAACCCAAAATGCGGCAACCGCAAATAG
- a CDS encoding GHMP kinase, translated as MIIRSKAPLRISFSGGGTEVSPYKDEYGGVVLSATIDKYAYGSLRLRDDRSVNVISLDYDIVAKYNLDDEMIYDGELDLVKAVIKNKQLNRGYEKGFDFFIHSDAPPGSGLGSSSTMVVALIGLFKHLQRLPLTNYEIANLAYHIEREDLGIKGGMQDQYAATFGGFNFIEFGAGPGLSNVVVNPLRIGADVINELAYRLILCYTGRTRLSANIISSQVESYKKKEVDVLAAMEELKKITVELKNALLQARLDDFGRLLHEAWINKKKMAKPITNESIDALYEAARKHGALGGKILGAGGGGYLLLYCEFDKKHVVAAELERLGGQVVEFTFEHHGLQTWEVRA; from the coding sequence ATGATCATTCGCAGCAAAGCGCCTTTGCGCATCAGCTTTTCGGGCGGCGGCACCGAGGTGTCGCCTTACAAAGACGAGTATGGCGGCGTGGTCTTGAGCGCCACGATTGACAAATACGCTTACGGCTCGCTGCGGCTGCGCGACGACCGCAGCGTCAATGTGATTTCGCTCGATTACGACATCGTGGCCAAATACAACCTCGACGACGAGATGATCTATGACGGCGAGCTGGATTTGGTGAAAGCCGTGATCAAAAATAAACAATTGAACAGGGGCTACGAGAAAGGTTTTGATTTTTTCATCCACAGCGACGCCCCCCCCGGCTCGGGTTTGGGCTCGTCGTCGACAATGGTGGTCGCGCTCATCGGCCTGTTCAAACATTTGCAGCGCCTGCCGCTGACCAATTATGAGATTGCCAATCTGGCTTATCATATCGAGCGCGAAGATTTGGGCATCAAGGGCGGCATGCAGGATCAATATGCCGCGACTTTTGGCGGGTTTAATTTTATCGAATTTGGCGCCGGCCCGGGGCTGTCAAACGTGGTGGTCAATCCGCTGCGCATCGGCGCCGATGTGATAAACGAGTTGGCCTATCGTTTGATCTTGTGCTACACCGGGCGAACCCGCTTGTCCGCCAACATCATTTCGAGCCAGGTCGAATCATACAAAAAGAAGGAAGTCGATGTGCTGGCGGCGATGGAGGAACTGAAGAAAATCACCGTTGAGCTGAAGAACGCGCTGCTGCAGGCGCGCCTGGATGATTTTGGCCGGCTGCTGCACGAGGCCTGGATCAATAAAAAGAAAATGGCCAAGCCGATCACCAATGAATCCATCGACGCGCTGTACGAAGCCGCGCGCAAACACGGCGCGCTGGGCGGCAAAATTCTTGGCGCCGGTGGTGGCGGTTATTTGCTGCTGTATTGCGAGTTTGACAAAAAACACGTCGTTGCCGCCGAGCTCGAGAGGTTGGGCGGCCAGGTGGTGGAGTTTACCTTTGAGCATCACGGGCTGCAAACCTGGGAAGTGCGCGCGTGA
- a CDS encoding nucleotidyltransferase family protein encodes MQALILAGGLGTRLRSIIHDKPKPMAGIAGKPFLEYQIELLKRNGISEAIFCVGYLHEQIQNHFGSGEAWQVKINYSIEEDLLGTAGAVKLAQRFIRGRFLVLNGDTYLDIDLRRFAQFYNEKKTKSGGIGAMALTEIEDAKNYGSVTVNADHEILSFNEKSESVGGSKLINAGIYLLEPEIFNFIPPAEKISLEKETFPALLNNGHRLFGYETRSYFVDIGTPAGYQGFQQYVSGKEQA; translated from the coding sequence ATGCAAGCTTTGATTTTAGCCGGCGGATTGGGCACACGACTTCGATCCATCATCCATGACAAACCGAAGCCGATGGCCGGCATCGCCGGAAAACCCTTTCTCGAATATCAAATCGAGCTGTTGAAGCGCAACGGCATCAGCGAGGCGATTTTTTGCGTTGGCTATCTTCACGAGCAGATTCAAAATCATTTCGGCAGCGGCGAAGCCTGGCAGGTCAAAATCAATTACTCGATTGAAGAGGATTTGCTGGGAACGGCGGGTGCGGTGAAATTGGCGCAGCGTTTTATTCGCGGGAGGTTTTTGGTTTTGAACGGCGACACCTATCTCGACATCGATTTGCGCCGATTCGCGCAATTTTATAACGAGAAAAAAACAAAAAGCGGCGGCATCGGCGCGATGGCTTTGACGGAGATCGAAGATGCGAAAAATTACGGCTCGGTTACCGTCAACGCCGATCATGAAATCTTGAGCTTCAACGAGAAATCCGAAAGCGTTGGCGGCTCGAAGCTGATCAACGCCGGCATTTATCTTTTGGAGCCGGAAATTTTCAATTTTATTCCCCCGGCGGAAAAAATTTCGTTGGAAAAAGAGACTTTTCCAGCGCTTTTAAATAACGGGCATCGGCTGTTCGGGTATGAGACCAGGAGTTACTTTGTCGACATCGGCACCCCGGCCGGATACCAGGGATTCCAACAATATGTCTCAGGGAAGGAGCAAGCATGA
- a CDS encoding glycosyltransferase family 2 protein translates to MPQISIAWVAFWLAVALMIYSYAGFSLLVVAVARLRHRRVQQKPVTPRLSLIIPVWNEEKAIAQRLENALALDYPGDRLEIIVASDGSDDDTHRIVSAYAPHGVRLLSFPRRGKIYALKDAVANATGEILVFSDANSMYKRDALRMLVRNFADPEVGGVCGNQIYLKARQADTTSEGEGMYWSFDKWLKNLESLTGSIVSAHGAIYAIRRELYQPPASAAVTDDFAISTAVIEQGYRLVFEPEAIAYEEPVPAASLEFGRKVRIMTRGLRGVLLRRKLLNPFRYGFYSLILFSHKVLRRLVPFFLLVLFTASWFLSGTGRFYFAAAVAQTLFYFLAAAGYLLRRRQIGRLKFFYVPFFYCLANAAAFIAVIRLLRGKRVEFWQPQRHSSAA, encoded by the coding sequence ATGCCGCAAATTTCCATCGCATGGGTGGCATTTTGGCTCGCCGTGGCGTTGATGATTTATTCCTACGCCGGCTTCTCACTGCTCGTCGTCGCCGTCGCGCGCCTGCGCCATCGCCGCGTGCAGCAAAAGCCGGTGACCCCGCGCCTCAGTTTGATTATTCCCGTTTGGAATGAAGAAAAGGCGATTGCGCAACGCCTGGAGAATGCACTTGCTCTTGATTATCCTGGTGATCGTCTTGAAATCATCGTGGCGTCGGACGGCTCGGATGATGACACCCATCGCATCGTCTCCGCTTATGCGCCGCACGGCGTCCGCTTGCTGAGTTTTCCACGCCGCGGCAAAATTTATGCGCTCAAAGATGCCGTGGCGAACGCAACCGGCGAGATTCTGGTTTTTTCCGACGCCAATTCGATGTACAAGCGCGACGCGCTGCGCATGCTCGTGCGCAACTTCGCGGATCCCGAAGTCGGCGGCGTGTGCGGCAATCAAATTTATTTGAAAGCCAGGCAGGCCGACACCACCAGCGAAGGCGAAGGCATGTACTGGTCTTTTGACAAGTGGCTCAAGAATCTCGAAAGCCTGACCGGCAGCATCGTCTCAGCGCATGGCGCGATTTACGCGATCCGGCGCGAGTTGTATCAGCCTCCCGCCAGCGCCGCTGTGACCGACGACTTCGCGATCTCCACCGCCGTGATCGAACAAGGCTATCGGCTGGTTTTTGAGCCCGAGGCCATCGCGTACGAAGAGCCGGTGCCGGCGGCCTCGCTCGAATTTGGGCGCAAAGTGCGGATTATGACGCGCGGCTTGCGCGGCGTGTTGCTGCGCCGGAAATTGCTGAATCCGTTTCGATACGGTTTTTATTCGCTCATATTATTTTCGCATAAAGTACTGCGCCGCCTGGTGCCTTTTTTCCTTTTGGTTTTGTTTACGGCCAGCTGGTTCTTGAGCGGAACCGGTCGTTTCTATTTTGCCGCGGCGGTGGCGCAGACTCTTTTTTATTTTCTGGCAGCTGCCGGTTATTTGCTGCGGCGCCGCCAAATCGGACGGCTCAAATTTTTTTATGTCCCGTTTTTTTATTGTCTCGCCAACGCGGCCGCCTTCATCGCCGTCATCCGCTTGCTCAGGGGCAAACGGGTCGAATTCTGGCAACCCCAACGTCATAGCTCGGCGGCGTAG
- a CDS encoding sugar transferase, which yields MQGLSSVYQLPEATATSHAAAARIPKPWYECGPIAKIFGQGLVYQRIKRLIDLAVCLAAMPVILPILLLCCLAIKIDSPGPIFFFQLRTGRGGKRFKMYKLRTMVKNAEELKEKYIHLNLLTYPDFKIVNDPRITRVGRFLRKTSLDELPQIFNVITGDMTLVGPRPTSFQASTYSLWHTARLTLKPGLTGLWQVNGRNELDFDERVRLDIAYLRNQCLWLDLQIMFRTIGTVFTGRGAN from the coding sequence ATGCAAGGATTATCCAGCGTGTATCAGTTGCCGGAGGCAACCGCAACCAGCCACGCCGCCGCGGCGCGCATTCCCAAACCTTGGTATGAATGCGGGCCTATCGCTAAAATTTTCGGCCAAGGCCTCGTCTACCAGAGGATCAAGCGCCTCATCGATCTGGCCGTTTGCCTCGCGGCGATGCCGGTCATTCTGCCCATTCTTTTGCTCTGCTGCCTGGCAATCAAAATCGATTCACCTGGCCCGATTTTTTTCTTTCAGCTTCGCACCGGGCGCGGCGGAAAGCGCTTCAAAATGTACAAGCTCAGAACCATGGTCAAAAACGCCGAAGAGCTGAAGGAAAAATACATCCATCTCAATCTGCTTACCTATCCGGATTTTAAAATCGTCAACGACCCGCGCATCACCCGTGTCGGCCGTTTTTTGCGCAAGACCAGCCTCGATGAGCTGCCGCAAATTTTCAACGTGATAACCGGCGACATGACGCTGGTCGGGCCGCGCCCAACCTCGTTTCAAGCCTCAACCTACAGCCTGTGGCACACGGCGCGCCTCACGCTCAAGCCGGGCTTGACTGGGCTGTGGCAGGTGAACGGCCGCAACGAGCTTGATTTCGATGAACGCGTGCGCCTGGACATCGCCTATCTGCGCAATCAATGCTTGTGGCTGGATCTGCAGATCATGTTCCGCACCATCGGCACGGTTTTTACCGGACGCGGAGCGAACTGA
- a CDS encoding CpsD/CapB family tyrosine-protein kinase encodes MNIAKDSLFGEEANAHGQTSGFVKTSELSQPRSPRDVPRNGAEPGAFSEYSARMIPELSRDQLKLRNHLLIVCEQQGVRSVVITGTSEGVGVTAVATTLALGLSLDPRKRVLLIDANAKRPKLHKLFDLKSSHEMATEDTIGFFDMAVVNGIPNLRVIPIEGMPSGASFETKRFVAVLPALREAFDFMIIDAPPVTLNFEVLMLSLHLDGVMLVAEADRTRTEEIQEVMKELQRAGTNTLGLVLNRTSDDLPRVIRNMF; translated from the coding sequence ATGAATATCGCTAAGGACAGTCTTTTCGGCGAGGAAGCAAATGCGCACGGCCAAACTTCCGGCTTTGTAAAAACTTCGGAACTTTCCCAACCGCGGTCGCCGCGCGACGTTCCACGCAACGGCGCGGAGCCTGGGGCGTTCTCGGAATATTCGGCGCGGATGATTCCAGAGTTGAGCCGCGATCAATTGAAGCTGCGAAATCATTTGTTGATCGTTTGCGAGCAACAGGGCGTGCGTTCGGTTGTGATCACCGGTACCAGCGAAGGCGTTGGCGTCACCGCCGTGGCCACCACGCTGGCGCTCGGGTTGAGCCTGGATCCGCGCAAGCGCGTGTTGCTGATCGACGCCAATGCCAAGCGGCCGAAATTGCACAAGTTGTTTGATTTAAAAAGCAGCCACGAAATGGCAACCGAAGACACCATCGGCTTTTTTGACATGGCGGTGGTCAACGGTATTCCCAATCTGCGCGTCATCCCGATCGAGGGCATGCCGTCCGGCGCGTCATTTGAGACCAAGCGTTTTGTGGCGGTTTTGCCGGCGCTGCGGGAAGCGTTTGACTTCATGATCATCGATGCGCCACCGGTGACGCTCAATTTTGAAGTGCTGATGTTGAGCTTGCATCTCGACGGCGTCATGCTCGTCGCCGAAGCGGACCGGACCCGCACGGAGGAAATACAGGAAGTCATGAAAGAATTGCAGCGGGCCGGCACCAACACCCTCGGCTTGGTGCTCAATCGCACCAGCGATGATTTGCCGCGGGTAATAAGAAATATGTTTTAA